The window ATGGCTTACATAAAAATGATTAGCTTGTCTAATGTCTGACTTGTGTCCATCTTCTTAAAAAAACACAAGGAGATATTATGACTGAAAGTCAGATCGCATTGAAGAATAGTATCGGAGAAGGCTGGGAAACATACACCAAACTCATGCCGGAAATCGTGGATGTGTATGACCCGTTGCAGGAAGAGGTGTACAAGGACGGCGACATCAAGGCCAAGTACAAGCGCATGATGGCTATTGTCGGCGCATTGGTAAAA of the Pseudodesulfovibrio sp. zrk46 genome contains:
- a CDS encoding carboxymuconolactone decarboxylase family protein yields the protein MTESQIALKNSIGEGWETYTKLMPEIVDVYDPLQEEVYKDGDIKAKYKRMMAIVGALVKGCDACILYQTEEAFNAGATVDELLECCAVAVALGGSMAGGEVTKLVRLLKEMGKIEE